Part of the bacterium genome, CGGGCCGGCGGCAAGAGCATTTACAGCCTCGGCTATCCCCCGTGAAGCTCGCGTACGCGATTTCCGCGTCCCCGACACAGTTTCAGGCCGTCGCGTCGACCGATGTCTACGAGACCATCCCGGCGCTGGCCGGACTCGGGTTCGACGGCGTGGAGCTGGCGATCCGCGATCCGGCCCAGGTCGACCTCGAACCGCTCGCGGCCGCCGCGGAGCGGGCGGGGGTGGCCGTGCCGGCCATCGGCACGGGCCAGGCCTACATAGAGGAAGGCCTGGGTCTCACCGCACCCGAGGAACACGTGCGCGTTCGCGCCGTTGCGCGGCTGCTGGGCCAGGTCTCGGCCGCCCGGCGGTTCGGGGCGCTCCTCATCGTGGGGCTCATCCACGGGCCGATTCCTGCCGGCACCGATCGTTCGGTCGCGGAGGAGCGGGTCGTTCAGGGCCTCGGCACGGTCGCCCGGGCCGCCCGCACGGCCGGCGTGCGGCTCGTCGTCGAACCGATCAACCGGTACGAGAGCAACTGGCTGAACACGGTGGACGAGGTGCTCGACCTCCTCAACCGTCTCGGGGAAGACAACGTCGGCGTGCTGCCGGATACCTTTCACATGAACATCGAGGAGGCCGATCTCCCGGCCGCCCTGCGCCGGGGCGGGCCGCGCGTCTGGCACGTTCACATGGCCGACAGCAACCGGCGGGCGCCCGGATGGGGGCATCTCGCGTTCGCGCCGGTCGTGCAGACGCTGCGCGAAATGGGATACGGCGGGTTTGCGTCGGCCGAAATTCTGCAGACGCCGGGCGTCCTCGACGCCGCCTGGCAGACGATCGGGGCGCTGCGGCGGCTCGTCCCGCGGGCCGCCCCCGAGGTGCGGTCGGTGGAGGCGCTCCGCGCGCCGGGCAACGGCCAGACGCCCCGCTCCGGCCCGGGGGATTCGCGGGAGGTGACGTGATGCAGGAACCATGGAGCCGCTATCTGCGTCTGGGAATCGTGCACTCGATGGCCTACCCGGCGGTCATGAAGGGCGACGGACCGTATGTCGAGACGCTGCGGGAGCTCGCGTCGGACCCGTTCTTTACAGCCGTCGAGGTGGGATGGGTGCACGACGCGGAACAGCGCCGGCAGGCGGCGGTGCTGCTGGCGGAGGCGCATCTCGACGTGGTGTTCGGCGCGCAGTCCGCGTTGCTGACGACGAAGTCTGATCTCAACGCGGCCGACGAGAAGGCGCGGCAGAGCGCCGTGGCGTTGGTCCGGGGATGCATCGATCAGGCGGTGGACCTCGGCGCCCGCCGGGTCGCCGTGTTGAGCGGACCGTATCCGGGTCCCGCCGGCCTGGCCCGGGCCGTCGACCGGCTGGTGGAGTCCCTCCGCGAGATCTGTGCCTACGGGCGGGGCCGCGGCGTCGGGATCGCACTCGAGACCTTCGACCGGACCATCGAGAAGCGAGCACTCGCCGGGCCGACCCCGCTGTGCGTTGCGATCTCCGAGCGGGTGCGCGAGACCGCGCCCGAGTTCGGGCTGATGCTCGACCTGAGCCATCTGCCGCTGCTCGGCGAACGGACCCGCGACGCGCTGGTGGCGGCGCGGGACCATCTCGTCCACGCCCACATCGGCAACTGCGCAGTGCGCGACCGTGCGCATCCCGCGTACGGCGACGTGCATCCGCGGTTCGGCATCGAGGGCGGCGAGAACGACACGCCGGAGGTGCTCGAGTTTCTGCGCGTGTTGTTCGAGATCGGCTACCTCGGCGGGGCGGGGGCACGGCCGTTCCTGAGCTTCGAGGTCAAGCCGCTGCCCGGCGAGGCGACCGCCACGGTCGTCGCGGGGACGAAGCGGGTCTTCACGGACGCGTGGGCGCTGTTGTAGTCAAGGGAGGTTGAGGCCATGGCCACACCGAGAATCTACGTGACGCGTCCCCTGCCGGAGCCGGCCGACCGCGTGCTGCGCCAGGCGCCGGTCGAGGTCCGCGGGTGGGACCGCGGCGACACGCCGGTCGCGCGCGACGTCCTGCTGCGGGAAGTCGTGGACGCCGACGGCATCGTCTGTCTCATCACCGAGAAGGTGGACGCCGAGCTGATCGAGCGCATGACCCGCTGCCGGGTGATCGCGCAGGTCGCCGTCGGCTACGACAACATCGACGTGGCCGCGGCGACGGGCAAGGGCATCTTCGTCACCAATACCCCCGGGGTGTTGACGGAGACCACGGCCGACATGGGGTGGGCGATTCTGATGGCAGCCGCGCGGCGCGTCGTCGAAGGCGACAAGTTCACGCGCTCGGGCCGCTGGAAGACGTGGGAGATCATGGGGTTTACGGGCCAGGACGTCTGGGGCGCCACGCTCGGCATCGTGGGGATGGG contains:
- a CDS encoding TIM barrel protein, coding for MQEPWSRYLRLGIVHSMAYPAVMKGDGPYVETLRELASDPFFTAVEVGWVHDAEQRRQAAVLLAEAHLDVVFGAQSALLTTKSDLNAADEKARQSAVALVRGCIDQAVDLGARRVAVLSGPYPGPAGLARAVDRLVESLREICAYGRGRGVGIALETFDRTIEKRALAGPTPLCVAISERVRETAPEFGLMLDLSHLPLLGERTRDALVAARDHLVHAHIGNCAVRDRAHPAYGDVHPRFGIEGGENDTPEVLEFLRVLFEIGYLGGAGARPFLSFEVKPLPGEATATVVAGTKRVFTDAWALL
- a CDS encoding sugar phosphate isomerase/epimerase family protein: MKLAYAISASPTQFQAVASTDVYETIPALAGLGFDGVELAIRDPAQVDLEPLAAAAERAGVAVPAIGTGQAYIEEGLGLTAPEEHVRVRAVARLLGQVSAARRFGALLIVGLIHGPIPAGTDRSVAEERVVQGLGTVARAARTAGVRLVVEPINRYESNWLNTVDEVLDLLNRLGEDNVGVLPDTFHMNIEEADLPAALRRGGPRVWHVHMADSNRRAPGWGHLAFAPVVQTLREMGYGGFASAEILQTPGVLDAAWQTIGALRRLVPRAAPEVRSVEALRAPGNGQTPRSGPGDSREVT